The Rhodamnia argentea isolate NSW1041297 chromosome 7, ASM2092103v1, whole genome shotgun sequence genome contains the following window.
CAGTTTGACAGTTCCTTTCCACCTGTCTAGAGATGCATCCTGGCTCGGCTAATCTCTTCATGGAACACTGCTCTGTTTCCGTAACAACCATACACAAATCGCTGTCAAAATTCGCCCAAAGCAATCCTGGCTCTCAGGAAAGTCAAAAGGAAAATGCAGTTTCTGGCATTGTAGTCTAAACAGTGTCGAAGCCGCAAATGAAAACGTGAACTGAAAAATATCACtccggttaaaaaaaaatttccacaccATCCAACGTCCTTTATtcgaagcaaagaaaaaaggattACAATCTACATTTCAGACTTTTCCTGTTTAGCCACAGGCATAAGCATTTCAAGGCGCTTATCAAAGGGTAATGCACGCTCATCTCTCGTCTGGTTCAGCGGCTTCAGCTTCAAGCCACTTCTCGCGCAGGTCATCTAGCAGATTGCCATGGACTTTGCGCTTTGCCaagataaaatttaattaaaaatttcaaataagaatccaaagtgcttttattttctcaaataagggtctcaagtaaatgttgtttcaaataaggacccgaagTGGTCATGGAGTTTCAAAAAAAGGTCCGACTTAAAgcgcattttcatcatttctcaatttgatcttttcttttctttttttttaatctatttttcctttttctttaaaaaaaaaaacagccacaCAAGGGGAGGACTACCCCTCCCGACTATGGCCGAGCTGGTGGGAGGTCGACAAGGTCGGTGGGGTCACCGAAGCCTCGCCCTTGAAGTCATGCCATTTTTAAGATTTTACTGTcactttagactcttatttgaaataaaatgagaaaataatggcactttagattcttatttgaaataatatttacttagcgcttttatatgagaaaataagagcccttcgagctcttatttaaaattttctcaaaatttaattcaaagtggttcaacttttctttttctatcatATACGCCAACTTCAAtctataaaaaaagaaaaattgaagggCTAAGGGGGGCAAAAACTTGTGGCGACGATTCGAATCGCTCTTGGAATCCTCCAGGAAGATTCAGATAGATAGAGTGCGCCCCGAGCCCGACCCCACCAAGGTCGGTGAGGatacaaacaaacaaagagaCCGGAGCGACAGCAAGCTAGACCTAGAACTCTCCGGAAAAGTCATCTTCCTTGCCTGCCCGTCCTCGGCCGAGGGCAACATGTGCCAAGTGTATTTGGTTGGGGTTTTACAACGTACTCTTGTGAGTGTTGAATATATAGATTCTAATCTCTCCACGTGAACAATATAATATTGATTGTCCTAATCCTAAACACCAGACATTTGAGTGGTTGTATTTTTAACTATGCACATTATTATTGATAAAGTTAGGATGTTGATCTATAGCCGGCATAATCTTGTAGTAGTATACACAATAAGTCTGACAAAGAAACCGCATCCAACTTTGTACTGATAGAAAAATCAAGCTAAATTAGgaatatgtacttttttttctcaatagGAATATGTACTTCAAAATAATGATAACGTGTATGCAAAGGTTCTACTCATAAGGTTATTATGAAGGAGGCTACGAACAAAGGCACAGCAAGGCTAAAAGAAACGGCAAATCATTTAAGCCGTGAGACGCCTAAcaacacaagaagaagaagcagaggttAGAGAAGCATCGAAACTAGGCTAACTTACTGTGGATCTAAAGCACACCTCAATCAGCTTCAAAGCATGTGAAGTACGGGACAAGTGGATGCAGTCCTGAGTCTGTAGCCAAACTCACTAAAGCTTTTTTGAAAAGGATGGAACACACATTTGCACTGTTTTGAAAGCACATATCAGACAGAAATTCCCACGCATCAAACCCCTCTAGGGAAAAACACACAAATCATCCTTACCGCACCGCTCTCCCGCCCATCTGGCCCCCCTCCCCCAGCTGGGACTACTCTCGTAAAATGCAGAAGGTGAAGCGGCCCTGCTTGAATGTTGCTCATGTGACGACTTTCTTTACATAACCTGATCGTGCTGAAGTCATATTTGATGCTTCATGATCAGTTAGAAATTGAATGTAATTCGTTCCTGCTCTCTCTCACTGTGTATCTGAAGATGACAGTTTCTTTCCACTTGCCTGGAGATTGTCTGGAGATGCATCCGTGCTTGGGTAATCTCTTCATGGAACACTGCTCTCTATTTTCGTGGCGTACTTATCATGATCGGGAGAAACATTGTTGCAGCTTTCAACAGTTTTCAAGCAACACAGTTTGCGTTTTCAAGCAACAGAGGCAATTGGACACGTAAATTATCAGCAAAATAATTAACGAGCATTGATGTTTGCGAAAACTAACTGGAACTTCAAATACTAGCCACTCAAGAGATTCAGAGGCCTATATACCTCATTCATTCTCTGCATGCATACTCATTCTATTGTTTTAACAGTTCCCTCTGCACGTATCAACATCCGTAGACATGCAAAGCTGTTCAGGCGCTTACACGCACAATACATACCTAATCAGAAAAACCATACGCAAATTCAACCTCAAAATTCGTCCAAAGCTATCCCCGCTCAggaaattcaaaaggaaaatgcagTTTCTCTCACTGCAGTATATTACCAGTGTTGAAGCCGCAAATAAAAACATGAACTAAAATGTCACTCCAGCTAAAAAATTTCCACACTATCCAATGCCCTTTAtttgaatgaaagaaaaaatgattacaatCTCCATTTCAGTTTTCTCTCTGTTTAATGTTTGAGGAGAAAGGAGGACTTCATTATGCAACGCAGCCATCATCATCGTTGCTTGATGTTTCGGACTTTTCTTGTTCAGCCACAAGCATGAGCATTTCAAGGCGCTTATCAAAAAGCAATGCACTCTCATCTCTCTTGTCTAGTTCAGCAGCTTCAGCTTCAAGCCACTTCTCGCGTAGGTCATCTAGCAGATTGCCTTGATCAATACTTGCCACTGCTCCAGGAGCACTTGGAACCGTGGTTCGAAGCGAAGAATCCCCAGAGGGAGGTGGCAAAGTCAATAACATTGCTCGGAACTCGCGAGTGTCAGCAAATGTCTCGAAGTTACAAGCCATTGTATCTAGACAATACTCCCGCATCTTCAAAACTCCGTACCTACATGTGCAGCATAAATGTCAAACGAGAACTCACATCCAAGACTCAGGCCCATGTGATAAAACTGAAAAGCAAGTACTGAAAACTAAATACTGTATTTTAAGTGCTAATAATCTTAAGTGCTCAAAATAATAGTATGTTATCTAATAATAGCAAAATATCGAACATTTAATAATATGTAATTGGCGGGATTTAGACTATAAGCAATGTTATAAGCAagtttttaatacttttttaaagGTGAATATAATCGGAGTAATTAAGTAACCTCAACCTTACTTAGCAAAttcagagatttttttttttaacttaattgAATCCTTTAAGTCAAGACTAAGTTGTTAAacgggcttaattttattagAGTGCTGAACGAATAAGTTTTCAACACGTATTGGACATATCAAACAAGCCTGACTACAAAGTTTCAGCCACCTATTCCAGCATTAGGCACATCGCTTTTCTCATTCATTTTGAACTAACCATAACTAAACATCCTCTTTTACTAGATAGAGTATGAAATTCAGAAAGGGATTGAAATGTTTCAGCAATTTCACTgtttaaataggaaaaaaatgcCCAACTCTCACGAACTTCAAATTAATTAGCATATTCAGGGATTTAAATAGTTGATTAATTGTGTTGCGATGCCTGCAACCAGTACATTTAGTATCTGTgcctttttgttttgggtcaaaAGTATCTGTGCATTGAGCACAGCCAAAAGAAATCCTGTCCCATGACATATAAAGAATTATAGATCAACCGATCAAAGAAATAATAGAATCTGAAGATATATCTGTCCTAAACTTACATGTCTGATAGTATCAACCAATGGCACAATTCAGCTGGCGAGGCCATTTCCAGTTGCGGCAGCAATACATCAGCCACAGCACGCTTCAGAGGGAACAATAGATATCTAGAAGCAGCATCCAACATTTCTTCTGCCTGCAAATTAGTTCAGTGAGCTCCAGCACCACCAAATAGGACCATCAACCTTCAATCAACTAGTACATTAATTACCTCATCTGGATCTACTTCCTTTAAACTGTCCGTGTACCTGAACCATCAACGAGCATGTATAAGTTTCACCATAGTGAAACTTGAAGCTGAAAATCACTCAGAGAATAAACCCGTTCAAGTTAAGAATTCACGCATCACAGTAATCTTAAAGACAAAATGGGGTTCTAACTCTTATCAGTGCACCGAACTGGACTGTGACTAAAATTTGGAGAACTATTGAGACCACTCCCAAAACCCAATCTAATAACTGACTGGATGCAAACAGATATGCTCCACTGAAATATGTAGCCCAACACTTACATATattcaatcattttctcaaaaatttccATGCTTAAGTCACGTTCTTCAAGACATGGAAGTGTAGCTGCAGGCAACATATCTTTCTCATCCTGTAAATCCCTCATATGGGATAATCTTGCTCTAAAATATTCTGACCTCGATGCTAAAACCACCTGATGGCAACGAAAAATCCTTTTATCAACTCTAACACAAACATCTGCAAGATCGTCTACAAAATCATTTATCTTCAATGCACCAATAGAAGCAACTAAATTATGAACACCGTTCTGCATGCTGttcaccgaggaagaattggcAAGACAAATCTGAAGAATCCGATTCATGGCAGCAGGAAGGCGATCCTCTTCTGGAAGGGACAAACCCTGTAAGATGAATCGCTTTTGAGAGTTATCTGCATCCCTCAATGACTTGTACTCCGCATACTTTTGGTGGATCAATTCCTTCTCAAGAGTTGTTTCCAACGACTCACATTTGCAGACCTTGCAGATCCTAACAAGATCTTCCATGTCCTCTACAGATATCTCTAGTCTGTCTGAGTAGAAAAAGTGAATAAGGCTGTAAAGTGCGGGATATGACAACTTTTCCCTGGAAAATCTAACTTCTCTGCGATCTTTCCAATCTgattcaaactttttcttgaagAAGGGAGACCGAGCACTTAAGATGACTCTGTGTGCTTCAATAGGTCTACCGTGTATGAAAAATATTACATCCGGAGGAAAATGGTCATAATGCGAAGCCCCAGTAGAACCAATACCTAATCAACAACCATATCAGGTGTCAGGTGTTTACTTCCTTGTAGGGTACTAAGAGCCACGAAATTTGATAATCAACCAGCAAAAGTACAGAGCAACCAAAACCCCCATGCTCAACTAGTTAACTAACATAATTTCATATAGATTCTGCACTACAAGTCTATAAAGTACAAATTCATTAAATGGCACTTTCTCTGTGCAGCGCAGATGGATACCACAATGAGGAATTCACAAGataaaatcaaatgaaagaGACAGTTGAGAATTTTACCCAGTTagaatggaaaaatataccaCAAGAACTATGTCCTCCATGGAGTTGGAAATAAAAGTTAATGTGTGTTGTTTTCTTGAAATTGCAAGAAGTAGTAGTCATACCAATTCCCATCGTGCATTGGCTAATTTATTTTGCTACACTACTACATCCAAGTTTCGGTGCTCGACCATTGCATATGCACAATCGAGTAAcatcaagtagccatcaaaacTAACGGGTTACAAGAAAGTGACCATGCCTCAATACTGCCTGCGCAAAGGACCCTTCAGTTCCAGCATAAAAGGGCCACAAACTGAATGATCAACACCCTGCGATCAAACAAGCCTGTGTTCTACAAAATTATCATGAACTGCAGTAAACTTCATATCCTTGTCTCACAAAACACAAAATTCTCCTAAATAAATCAGCCACTCATTCTCCCACATAGCATTTAGGTAAACTGTCATCTGGTGAACACAACACATTCCTGGTTAAAGTAACTTTACCGGCAAAGCCCGACAACTCTATCTATGAAGGACACTTTCAGCACGTAGAT
Protein-coding sequences here:
- the LOC115750927 gene encoding BTB/POZ domain-containing protein At2g04740; translated protein: MPSKHPSWTLDSDMDGIDLDPSDFGCSVALKRVPNGDIFEASRAGDVDRLSYLLETGVNVNARDRWDSVALYYACLAGHLDAARMLLESGAICSEHTFDGDRCHYSALNLKVRKLLKAFEARPPPLGPLQGDLRETFLNCEANRAFLEQSDNLFPGSGIGSTGASHYDHFPPDVIFFIHGRPIEAHRVILSARSPFFKKKFESDWKDRREVRFSREKLSYPALYSLIHFFYSDRLEISVEDMEDLVRICKVCKCESLETTLEKELIHQKYAEYKSLRDADNSQKRFILQGLSLPEEDRLPAAMNRILQICLANSSSVNSMQNGVHNLVASIGALKINDFVDDLADVCVRVDKRIFRCHQVVLASRSEYFRARLSHMRDLQDEKDMLPAATLPCLEERDLSMEIFEKMIEYMYTDSLKEVDPDEAEEMLDAASRYLLFPLKRAVADVLLPQLEMASPAELCHWLILSDMYGVLKMREYCLDTMACNFETFADTREFRAMLLTLPPPSGDSSLRTTVPSAPGAVASIDQGNLLDDLREKWLEAEAAELDKRDESALLFDKRLEMLMLVAEQEKSETSSNDDDGCVA